Proteins encoded in a region of the Suncus etruscus isolate mSunEtr1 chromosome 1, mSunEtr1.pri.cur, whole genome shotgun sequence genome:
- the TAS2R5 gene encoding taste receptor type 2 member 5: MLTAPMGLLMLLAVAEFLIGLVGNGILAVWSFREWTRTFKGSLYNLIVLGLAVFRFILQWLIMVDLSLFPLFQSQHWLSYLNVSWVLVSQASLWFATFLSIFYCMKITTFEHPVYLWLKQRAYYLIFWCLLVYIMITYWLVAHISLKCLIPSQRNSSILNPLSNLHYMIILRLNGGSALPFTVFLISSGILIVSLFRHHRKMRVHTTGRKDSRSKAHITVLKSLGWFLILYIVYVLASPFSIIYKYFPDNLSQVFISEILMGAYPALHSIVLIMGNPRVKQTCQRILWKAMCAWRS, translated from the coding sequence ATGCTGACTGCTCCAATGGGACTTCTGATGCTATTGGCAGTGGCTGAATTTCTCATTGGCCTGGTTGGTAATGGAATCTTGGCAGTCTGGAGTTTTAGAGAATGGACCAGGACATTCAAGGGGTCCTTATACAACCTTATTGTTCTGGGCCTGGCTGTCTTCAGATTTATCCTGCAATGGCTGATCATGGTGGACTTAAGTCTGTTTCCACTGTTTCAGAGCCAACATTGGCTTAGTTATCTCAACGTTTCCTGGGTTCTGGTCAGCCAGGCCAGCTTGTGGTTTGCAACTTTTCTCAGCATTTTCTACTGCATGAAGATTACAACCTTTGAGCACCCGGTCTATTTGTGGCTGAAGCAGAGGGCTTATTACCTAATTTTCTGGTGCCTTCTGGTGTACATCATGATTACCTATTGGCTTGTAGCTCACATTAGCTTAAAGTGCTTAATTCCTAGTCAGAGAAACAGCAGCATTCTGAACCCTCTTTCAAACTTACACTATATGATTATATTACGGCTCAATGGAGGAAGTGCTTTGCCTTTCACAGTGTTTCTTATTTCCTCTGGGATACTGATCGTCTCTTTGTTTAGACATCACAGAAAGATGCGGGTCCACACAACTGGCAGGAAGGATTCTCGGTCCAAAGCGCACATCACCGTCTTGAAGTCCTTGGGCTGGTTCCTAATACTCTATATAGTTTATGTCTTGGCCAGCCCATTTTCCATCATTTATAAGTATTTTCCTGATAATCTCTCTCAGGTCTTCATCTCTGAGATCCTCATGGGTGCTTATCCTGCTCTTCATTCTATCGTATTGATTATGGGGAATCCCAGGGTGAAGCAGACTTGTCAGAGAATCCTATGGAAGGCAATGTGTGCTTGGAGATCATAG